The proteins below are encoded in one region of Mycobacterium pseudokansasii:
- a CDS encoding nitroreductase family deazaflavin-dependent oxidoreductase — MSNLTPFERLVGAPLLRLHDTVYRKTNGRIGHRIPGVPPCLLLHTVGARTGQPRTTSLAYARDGDSYLIVASNGGAERHPGWYHNLRKHPQCEINLGSRRLAVTARRVTPDDADYSRMWHLVNKNTANRYTAYQRRTPRPIPVFALTPVPQTRA, encoded by the coding sequence ATGAGCAATCTCACGCCGTTCGAGCGATTAGTCGGCGCGCCCCTGTTGCGACTGCATGACACCGTCTACCGGAAGACCAATGGGCGCATCGGGCACCGCATCCCGGGTGTTCCACCTTGCCTGCTGCTGCACACCGTTGGCGCCAGGACCGGCCAGCCGCGCACCACGTCGCTCGCCTACGCGCGCGACGGCGACTCGTATCTGATCGTCGCCTCCAACGGCGGCGCCGAACGCCACCCCGGCTGGTACCACAACCTGCGCAAGCATCCGCAGTGCGAAATCAACCTCGGCTCACGGCGATTGGCGGTGACCGCACGACGGGTCACCCCGGACGACGCGGACTACTCCCGGATGTGGCACCTGGTCAACAAGAACACCGCGAATCGATACACCGCTTACCAACGCCGGACGCCGCGGCCCATCCCTGTCTTTGCGTTGACCCCGGTCCCGCAAACGCGGGCGTAG
- a CDS encoding diguanylate cyclase domain-containing protein codes for MKRGTPNPWGRFGLPARAGWLVGGGYTIAVALTAAISIGGWPGGYLARPVNQLVPVLSLLFTAGCAGNAARCAGGRRRLGWLALTAALAGWTVGEVICALSEVCPQLDHAAHPTAAEMALWWYPVGATASLVLLSDSVRRVPWRLILDGVIVATSLFVASWVFILNKVVRDASSSRPVIFTHVFADVVVMTVAILVLSRTLSGARPSLSLLAGGITVIGGVDIVIVFQTGIGGYHTGELVDLPRVAGQGLVALAALASVRESPTAVSDGTSETGAEVTSRIRLWLPYLPLVLAAAIGLGHLLDQVRRWPFLFAALGILVAAALARQLVVLVENQALLAEVAQEASRDSLTGLANRTRFLGRLERAIAARDQRPTPIAVLCLDLDNFKQVNDALGHPAGDELLVRVASLLTASLDETTTIARLGGDEFAVLIEGSVEETQAAAHRVLGAFDAAIVIDGVPVTVRPSIGYTVATAGSNCTVDELLRHADLAMYAAKREGGERIRSFVPDVPVPDALTRHADAPISTISVAPETTPACGTAVDSGGPTVPGQDKTAPLLRRLAGFAAATPAQRDRPPRRGVRWPPVGVRIALALLTIGVAVYTALTVHAGHRVFAESWYPALNLLAAAVIAARAYHIAAGRVAWSLIAAGQACSALGDVVYWLWVPDGQSPSSADPFYLAFYPFGYAGLLLLIRARLKRVPVAVRLDSLICGLAGAAVAAALTAGPIHAAAARAPATVLVGLVYPWGDLVLLALVAGMLPILGLRNEFRWILLVAGFTLFAAADTLYLLETAAGSYRVGTWFDALWPASSLLVAVASWAPWSSAEPAPKRGLGSYATPVAGTVVALGVIVLGPHSRIAGALAALSLIAVAARFPVAFRDVSVLAETHQHAMTDALTALPNRRSLATALTALSVNAPDLAPRAPARRALLLLHLYEFDEITGSVGRHLAEELLCRIANRLSQHVRPEDLLARTGDSEFAILLSDGADLIAARAQAGRLLDAFGEPFKLDPITVQVDARIAIALYPDHCDHPQELLNRAETAIPHTKSAKSKVVAYDSAFELYRDSDPALVDDLRAVLSNGNELICHYQPKINADDGSVHSVEALLRWQHPSRGMLLPEEFLPAAERAGLMRRVANRTLDLALAQLRSWRDQGMNFTVAVNLSTTNLLDLDLEGTIEWLLKAHGVPADALIIEITESTLADSVRSRNTVAALQHLGVRISLDDYGTGWSSLARLQDVSVDELKLDRVFVARLALDPRSVAIVRSTVALAHSLEADLVAEGVEDEVTLSALRRYGCTITQGFVHSPPLPADEVVQWINSHVPDPA; via the coding sequence ATGAAACGCGGCACGCCCAATCCGTGGGGGCGCTTCGGACTGCCGGCGCGCGCTGGTTGGCTCGTCGGCGGCGGATACACCATCGCGGTGGCGCTGACCGCGGCGATATCGATCGGGGGCTGGCCGGGCGGCTACCTTGCTCGGCCGGTCAACCAGCTTGTGCCGGTGTTGTCGTTGCTTTTCACTGCGGGATGTGCCGGCAACGCGGCCCGCTGCGCGGGTGGGCGCCGCAGATTGGGATGGCTGGCGCTGACAGCGGCGCTGGCGGGGTGGACGGTCGGTGAGGTCATCTGCGCCCTGTCCGAGGTGTGCCCACAACTCGATCACGCCGCACACCCGACGGCCGCTGAGATGGCGCTGTGGTGGTATCCCGTCGGGGCCACCGCGTCGTTGGTGCTGCTGTCCGATTCCGTTCGCCGGGTGCCCTGGCGGCTGATCCTCGACGGTGTCATCGTCGCGACGTCGCTATTCGTGGCCTCGTGGGTATTCATCCTCAACAAGGTGGTACGGGACGCCAGCAGCTCGCGGCCCGTGATTTTCACCCATGTCTTCGCCGATGTCGTCGTCATGACGGTTGCGATTCTGGTGTTGTCGCGAACCCTTTCCGGCGCGCGGCCCAGCCTAAGCCTGCTAGCCGGCGGGATCACCGTTATCGGCGGCGTCGACATCGTGATCGTGTTCCAGACCGGGATCGGCGGCTATCACACCGGAGAGTTGGTCGACCTGCCCCGAGTGGCCGGCCAGGGACTGGTGGCGCTGGCTGCGCTGGCCAGTGTCCGGGAGTCCCCGACCGCAGTTTCCGACGGGACCAGCGAGACGGGTGCGGAGGTCACGTCCCGGATCCGGCTGTGGTTGCCGTACCTGCCGCTGGTGCTGGCCGCGGCGATCGGCCTGGGCCACCTCTTGGACCAGGTGCGGCGGTGGCCGTTCCTGTTCGCCGCACTCGGCATTCTGGTGGCCGCGGCGCTGGCCCGCCAGCTCGTCGTCCTGGTCGAGAACCAGGCTTTACTGGCTGAGGTGGCGCAGGAAGCGTCTCGCGACAGCCTGACCGGTCTGGCCAATCGGACCCGGTTCCTCGGCCGATTGGAACGAGCCATCGCCGCTCGGGATCAGCGCCCCACACCGATCGCGGTGTTATGCCTCGACCTGGACAACTTCAAGCAGGTCAACGACGCCCTGGGTCACCCGGCCGGCGACGAGCTTCTCGTTCGGGTCGCCAGCTTGCTGACCGCCTCCCTGGACGAAACGACGACCATCGCCCGGCTGGGCGGGGACGAGTTCGCGGTGCTCATCGAAGGCTCCGTCGAGGAAACACAAGCCGCGGCGCATCGGGTACTCGGCGCATTCGACGCGGCGATCGTCATCGACGGCGTTCCGGTCACGGTACGTCCCAGCATCGGGTACACGGTAGCCACCGCGGGATCGAACTGTACCGTCGATGAGCTTCTCCGGCATGCCGACCTGGCCATGTATGCCGCCAAACGCGAAGGCGGCGAACGGATCCGCAGTTTCGTGCCGGATGTGCCCGTCCCCGATGCGCTCACACGGCATGCCGACGCGCCGATATCGACCATCAGCGTTGCACCGGAAACCACCCCCGCGTGCGGGACCGCCGTGGACAGTGGCGGCCCTACGGTGCCCGGACAGGACAAGACGGCACCGCTGCTGCGACGGCTGGCCGGCTTCGCGGCGGCAACACCGGCCCAACGGGACCGCCCGCCACGCCGCGGAGTTCGGTGGCCGCCCGTAGGCGTCCGGATTGCCCTGGCGCTGCTGACAATCGGCGTCGCCGTCTACACCGCGCTCACCGTGCATGCCGGTCACAGGGTCTTCGCCGAATCCTGGTATCCGGCGCTGAACCTGCTGGCGGCTGCGGTGATTGCCGCTCGCGCCTATCACATTGCCGCCGGCCGGGTGGCGTGGTCGCTGATTGCGGCCGGACAGGCATGCTCAGCCTTGGGTGACGTCGTCTACTGGCTGTGGGTGCCCGACGGTCAGTCGCCGTCCTCGGCGGATCCGTTCTACCTGGCTTTCTATCCGTTCGGCTACGCCGGGCTGCTGCTGCTCATCCGGGCGCGGCTGAAGAGGGTGCCGGTTGCGGTGCGCCTCGATTCCCTGATCTGCGGATTGGCCGGCGCCGCGGTTGCCGCCGCCCTGACCGCGGGGCCCATTCATGCGGCGGCGGCCCGCGCACCGGCCACCGTGCTGGTGGGCCTGGTGTATCCGTGGGGCGATCTGGTCCTGCTGGCCCTTGTCGCCGGCATGCTGCCGATCCTGGGCTTGCGCAACGAGTTTCGCTGGATTCTGCTGGTCGCCGGGTTTACGCTGTTCGCCGCCGCCGACACCCTGTATCTCTTAGAAACCGCCGCGGGTTCGTACCGGGTGGGCACTTGGTTCGATGCCCTGTGGCCGGCGTCGTCGCTCCTGGTGGCCGTGGCCAGTTGGGCTCCTTGGTCGTCGGCGGAGCCCGCACCGAAACGTGGACTCGGTTCGTACGCCACACCCGTAGCCGGCACCGTCGTGGCGCTGGGAGTTATTGTGCTGGGCCCGCACTCGCGGATCGCGGGCGCTTTGGCCGCGTTGAGCCTGATCGCGGTCGCGGCGCGGTTCCCGGTGGCTTTCCGGGACGTCAGCGTGCTGGCCGAGACCCACCAGCACGCCATGACCGACGCGTTGACCGCGTTGCCCAATCGGCGTTCGCTGGCGACTGCCCTGACGGCGCTGTCGGTGAACGCGCCTGATTTGGCGCCCCGAGCCCCAGCACGTCGAGCGCTGCTGTTGCTGCATCTCTACGAGTTCGACGAGATCACCGGTTCGGTCGGTCGTCACTTAGCCGAGGAGTTGTTGTGCCGCATCGCGAATCGCCTGTCACAGCATGTGCGTCCGGAAGACCTGCTGGCGCGCACGGGTGACAGCGAGTTCGCGATCCTTTTGAGCGACGGCGCGGATCTCATAGCCGCACGCGCCCAAGCGGGTCGGCTGCTCGATGCCTTCGGTGAACCGTTCAAGCTGGATCCGATAACAGTGCAGGTCGATGCCCGCATCGCCATTGCGCTCTACCCCGACCACTGTGACCATCCGCAGGAGCTGCTCAACCGCGCCGAGACGGCGATCCCGCACACCAAGAGCGCCAAAAGCAAAGTCGTGGCCTATGACTCGGCGTTTGAGCTGTATCGCGACAGCGATCCCGCCCTCGTCGATGATCTACGCGCCGTGCTGTCGAACGGTAACGAACTGATCTGTCACTATCAGCCCAAGATCAACGCCGACGACGGTAGCGTCCACAGCGTCGAGGCACTGCTGCGCTGGCAGCACCCCAGCCGGGGGATGCTGCTGCCCGAGGAGTTCCTGCCCGCCGCCGAACGTGCCGGGCTGATGCGCAGGGTGGCCAACCGCACCCTCGATCTCGCGCTCGCCCAGCTCCGGTCCTGGCGTGATCAGGGCATGAATTTTACTGTCGCCGTTAATCTTTCGACGACAAATCTGCTTGACCTGGATCTGGAGGGCACGATCGAGTGGCTGTTGAAGGCCCACGGCGTGCCCGCGGACGCTCTCATTATCGAGATCACCGAAAGCACCCTCGCCGACTCGGTGCGGTCCCGCAATACCGTCGCGGCGTTGCAGCACCTAGGCGTTCGCATCTCGCTCGACGATTACGGCACCGGGTGGTCGTCGCTGGCGCGCTTGCAGGACGTCTCGGTCGACGAACTCAAACTCGACCGGGTGTTCGTGGCACGACTGGCCCTGGACCCTCGGTCGGTTGCGATCGTGCGGTCGACGGTGGCGCTGGCCCACAGCCTGGAAGCGGACCTGGTTGCCGAGGGAGTCGAAGACGAGGTGACCTTGAGCGCGCTGCGGCGCTACGGTTGCACCATCACCCAGGGCTTCGTGCACAGTCCGCCGTTGCCGGCGGACGAGGTGGTGCAGTGGATCAACAGTCATGTGCCGGATCCGGCTTGA
- a CDS encoding FAD-binding protein, which produces MRTVLVSGASVAGTAVAYWLGQQGYSVTVVERHPGLRPGGQAIDVRGPALTVLERMGLLAAAQACKTGIRGASVVDRDGNELSRDTESTPTGGPIDNPNIELLRDDLIELLYGATQPGTEYLFGDSITALDDDGASVAVTFERADARSFDFVIGADGLHSNVRRLVFGPEEQFIKRLGTFAAIFTVPNFLELDYWQKWHYGDATMAGVYSARGNTEARAALGFMDPDLRIDYRDKEAQFAELERRMATDGWVRAQLLHYMKSAPDFYFDEMSQVVMDRWSKGRVALVGDAAYCCSPLSGQGTSVALLGAYILAGELAAAGTDYQRGFANYYAEFSGYVERNQWLVSDNIPGGEPIPQEEFERVVDSLTLEDYQRR; this is translated from the coding sequence GTGCGAACAGTTCTGGTTTCCGGTGCCAGTGTGGCCGGTACTGCGGTTGCGTACTGGCTTGGGCAGCAAGGCTATTCGGTCACGGTGGTGGAGCGCCACCCCGGGCTGCGGCCGGGCGGCCAGGCGATCGATGTCCGCGGTCCGGCGCTGACGGTGCTGGAGCGCATGGGGCTGCTGGCCGCCGCGCAGGCGTGCAAGACTGGCATCCGCGGCGCCTCGGTCGTCGACCGCGACGGCAACGAGTTGTCCCGGGACACCGAATCGACACCGACCGGCGGTCCCATCGACAATCCCAATATCGAGCTGCTGCGCGACGATCTCATCGAATTGCTCTACGGCGCAACCCAACCGGGGACCGAATACCTCTTCGGTGACAGCATCACCGCGTTGGACGACGACGGCGCCTCGGTCGCGGTGACATTCGAGCGCGCCGATGCCCGCAGCTTCGACTTCGTCATCGGCGCCGACGGATTGCATTCCAACGTGCGCCGGCTGGTTTTCGGTCCCGAGGAGCAATTCATCAAGAGGCTGGGCACTTTCGCGGCGATTTTCACCGTGCCCAACTTTCTGGAGCTCGACTATTGGCAGAAGTGGCATTACGGGGACGCCACCATGGCCGGGGTCTACAGCGCGCGGGGTAACACCGAGGCCCGCGCCGCACTGGGATTCATGGACCCCGATCTGCGGATCGATTATCGCGACAAAGAGGCTCAATTCGCCGAGCTGGAAAGGCGGATGGCCACCGACGGCTGGGTTCGCGCGCAGCTGCTGCACTACATGAAATCGGCTCCGGACTTCTACTTCGACGAGATGTCGCAGGTCGTGATGGACCGCTGGTCCAAGGGCAGGGTCGCGCTAGTGGGCGACGCGGCATACTGCTGTTCGCCGTTGTCCGGGCAAGGGACCAGTGTTGCCCTGCTGGGCGCCTATATCCTGGCCGGCGAGCTCGCGGCCGCCGGCACCGACTACCAGCGCGGCTTTGCCAACTACTACGCCGAATTCAGCGGTTACGTCGAGCGCAACCAATGGCTGGTCAGCGACAACATCCCCGGTGGCGAACCGATACCCCAGGAAGAGTTCGAACGCGTCGTGGACTCGCTCACGCTGGAGGACTACCAACGGCGCTGA
- a CDS encoding uracil-DNA glycosylase: protein MQDVGVLMHPNTGRAFGSPVDPGTGWPGDPATPQTPVAADAAQVVQLAGAAHSIPELDALVSVCRACPRLVGWREHVAAVKRRAFADQPYWGRPVPGWGSERPRLLIVGLAPAAHGANRTGRMFTGDRSGDQLYAALHRAGLVNQPTSVDAADGLRANQIRIVAPVRCAPPANAPTPAERLACSPWLDTEWRLVSEDVRVIVALGGFAWQIALRMSGAFAKPKPRFGHGVVAVLGSRLRLLGCYHPSQQNMFTGKLTPEMLDDVIRDAKALAGIE, encoded by the coding sequence GTGCAGGATGTTGGTGTGCTCATGCATCCGAATACCGGCCGGGCATTCGGGTCTCCGGTGGATCCCGGAACCGGCTGGCCGGGCGATCCGGCGACACCGCAGACCCCGGTGGCCGCCGATGCCGCACAAGTTGTGCAACTGGCCGGCGCGGCACACTCGATTCCCGAACTCGATGCCCTGGTCAGCGTGTGCCGGGCCTGTCCCCGACTGGTGGGCTGGCGGGAACACGTCGCCGCCGTAAAGCGCCGGGCCTTTGCCGATCAGCCGTATTGGGGACGGCCGGTGCCGGGCTGGGGTTCGGAGCGGCCCCGGCTGTTGATCGTCGGTCTGGCCCCGGCAGCGCACGGGGCCAACCGGACCGGGCGCATGTTCACCGGCGACCGGTCCGGAGATCAGCTGTATGCGGCGCTGCACCGCGCCGGCCTGGTGAACCAACCGACCAGCGTCGACGCCGCGGACGGCTTGCGCGCCAACCAGATTCGGATCGTGGCACCGGTGCGGTGCGCGCCGCCGGCCAACGCGCCCACCCCGGCCGAGCGGTTGGCCTGCTCGCCCTGGCTGGACACCGAGTGGCGGCTGGTTTCCGAGGACGTCCGGGTGATCGTTGCCCTGGGCGGGTTCGCCTGGCAGATCGCGCTGCGGATGTCTGGCGCGTTCGCCAAGCCCAAGCCCCGGTTCGGTCATGGTGTTGTGGCCGTGTTGGGGTCGAGACTGCGATTGCTCGGCTGCTACCACCCGAGCCAGCAGAACATGTTCACCGGTAAGTTGACTCCGGAAATGCTCGACGACGTAATCCGCGACGCCAAGGCTCTGGCAGGAATTGAGTAA
- a CDS encoding MFS transporter, translating to MNNNSRGPVFLILFATLMACAGDGISIVAFPWLVLQREGSAGQASIVAGATTLPLLFSTLIAGTAVDYFGRRRVSMVADALSGTAVATVPLVAWALGTGAVNVAVLAALGACSAAFDPAGITARQSMLPEAAARAGWSLDRVNSTYEAILNLAFVVGPGIGGVMIATVGGINTMWITSVAFGLSILAIAALRLEGTGKPHHTTRPEGLVSGVAEGLRFVWSLRVLRALALIDLSVTALYLPMESVLFPKYFADRHQPAQLGSVLMAICLGGLVGALGYATVSNYVSRRTIMLTAVLTLGAATAVIALLPPLPVILVCCTVIGLVYGPIQPIYNYVMQTRAPHHLRGRVVGVMTSLAFAAGPLGLLLAGPLTDAAGLNVTFLALALPILLTGLVCTRLPSLRELDRAPEEMPRQSSPV from the coding sequence ATGAACAACAACAGCCGCGGCCCGGTGTTTCTGATCCTGTTCGCCACTTTGATGGCGTGTGCGGGCGACGGTATCTCGATCGTGGCGTTCCCTTGGCTGGTGTTGCAGCGCGAAGGCAGCGCGGGGCAGGCGTCGATCGTTGCCGGCGCGACCACCCTGCCGCTGCTGTTCTCGACGCTGATCGCGGGCACCGCGGTCGACTACTTCGGCCGTCGTCGGGTGTCGATGGTGGCCGACGCCCTATCCGGGACCGCGGTGGCCACCGTCCCGCTGGTGGCCTGGGCGTTGGGCACCGGTGCCGTCAACGTGGCGGTGCTTGCGGCACTGGGCGCCTGTTCGGCCGCCTTCGACCCGGCCGGGATAACCGCGCGCCAGTCGATGCTGCCCGAGGCCGCAGCCCGGGCGGGCTGGTCGCTGGATCGGGTCAACAGCACCTACGAGGCCATCCTCAACCTCGCCTTCGTGGTGGGTCCGGGCATCGGCGGCGTCATGATCGCAACGGTCGGCGGCATCAACACGATGTGGATCACCTCGGTGGCGTTCGGGTTGTCCATCCTTGCCATTGCCGCCCTGCGGCTCGAGGGCACCGGCAAGCCGCATCACACCACCCGCCCCGAGGGGCTGGTTTCCGGAGTTGCCGAGGGACTTCGGTTCGTGTGGAGTTTGCGGGTATTGCGCGCGCTGGCGCTGATCGACCTGTCCGTGACCGCGCTGTACCTGCCCATGGAAAGCGTGCTGTTCCCCAAATACTTCGCCGACCGCCACCAACCGGCCCAGCTGGGCTCGGTGTTGATGGCGATCTGCCTGGGCGGACTGGTCGGCGCACTCGGCTACGCGACGGTGTCGAACTACGTGAGCCGGCGCACGATCATGCTCACCGCGGTGCTCACCCTCGGTGCCGCGACGGCTGTCATCGCACTGCTGCCGCCATTGCCGGTGATCCTGGTGTGCTGCACAGTGATCGGGCTGGTCTACGGGCCGATCCAGCCCATCTACAACTACGTGATGCAAACCCGGGCGCCGCACCATCTGCGCGGCCGGGTGGTCGGAGTGATGACGTCGCTGGCCTTTGCCGCCGGCCCGTTGGGACTACTCCTGGCCGGCCCGTTGACCGACGCAGCCGGACTGAACGTGACGTTCTTGGCGTTGGCGCTGCCGATCTTGCTGACCGGCCTGGTGTGTACCCGGCTCCCATCGCTTCGGGAACTTGACCGCGCGCCCGAAGAGATGCCTCGGCAAAGTTCGCCGGTGTAG
- a CDS encoding FAD-binding oxidoreductase, producing the protein MVVTDPAVTDGYRHDRAFDRSAGKPLAVVRPRRTDEVQTVLRWATANRVPVVTRGAGTGLSGGATALDNGIVLSTEKMRDISIDPVTRTAVCQPGLFNAEVKQAAAEHGLWYPPDPSSFEICSIGGNIATNAGGLCCVKYGVTTDYVLGMQVVLADGTAVRLGGPRLKDVAGLSLTKLFVGSEGTLGVITEVTLRLLPAPHASSIVVASFASVESAVEAVLGVTSRLRPSMLEFMDSVAINAVEDTMRMDLDRGAAAMLVAGSDERGGAGAEDAAVMAGVFTDNGATEVFSTDDPDEGEAFVAARRFCIPAVETKGSLLLEDVGVPLPALGSLVTGIARIADERELMISVIAHAGDGNTHPLLVYDPADVAMTERAQLAYGEIMDLAVGLGGTITGEHGVGRLKRPWLAGYLGPDAMNLNRRIKQALDPLSILNPGSGI; encoded by the coding sequence ATGGTCGTCACCGACCCCGCCGTCACCGACGGCTACCGTCACGACCGCGCCTTTGATCGGTCGGCGGGCAAGCCGCTGGCCGTGGTCCGGCCGCGCCGCACCGACGAGGTGCAAACCGTCCTGCGTTGGGCCACCGCCAACCGGGTACCGGTGGTCACCCGCGGAGCCGGCACCGGATTGTCGGGCGGGGCCACCGCTTTGGACAACGGAATCGTGCTGTCGACGGAGAAGATGCGCGACATCAGCATCGACCCGGTCACCCGGACCGCGGTATGCCAGCCCGGCCTGTTCAATGCCGAGGTGAAGCAGGCCGCCGCCGAACACGGCTTGTGGTATCCGCCGGACCCGTCGTCGTTCGAGATCTGCAGCATCGGGGGCAATATCGCCACCAACGCCGGTGGTTTGTGCTGTGTGAAGTACGGCGTCACCACCGACTATGTGCTGGGAATGCAGGTGGTACTGGCCGACGGCACCGCGGTCCGGTTGGGCGGGCCCCGCTTGAAGGATGTGGCCGGGCTCTCGCTGACCAAGCTGTTCGTCGGCAGCGAAGGCACGCTGGGCGTCATCACCGAGGTGACATTGCGGCTGCTGCCCGCGCCGCATGCGTCGAGCATCGTGGTGGCCAGCTTTGCCTCGGTGGAGTCGGCCGTCGAGGCGGTGCTCGGCGTCACTTCGCGGCTTCGCCCGTCAATGCTGGAGTTCATGGATTCGGTGGCCATCAACGCCGTCGAGGACACCATGCGCATGGACTTGGATCGCGGTGCCGCGGCCATGCTGGTCGCCGGCTCAGACGAGCGCGGCGGCGCCGGCGCCGAAGACGCCGCGGTCATGGCCGGCGTCTTCACCGACAACGGTGCCACCGAAGTGTTTTCGACCGACGACCCGGACGAGGGCGAGGCGTTTGTCGCGGCTCGTCGATTCTGCATCCCGGCGGTGGAGACCAAGGGATCGCTGTTGCTGGAAGACGTCGGGGTGCCCTTGCCCGCGCTGGGCTCGTTGGTCACCGGCATTGCCCGGATCGCCGACGAGCGCGAGCTGATGATCTCGGTGATCGCCCATGCCGGCGATGGCAACACCCATCCCCTGCTCGTCTATGACCCCGCAGACGTCGCAATGACCGAGCGCGCCCAGCTCGCGTATGGCGAAATCATGGACCTGGCCGTCGGGCTGGGCGGCACAATCACCGGCGAACACGGCGTCGGCCGGCTGAAGCGGCCGTGGCTGGCGGGTTACCTCGGGCCTGACGCGATGAATCTCAACCGGCGCATCAAGCAGGCATTGGACCCGCTGAGCATCCTCAACCCCGGCAGCGGGATCTGA
- a CDS encoding cytochrome P450 produces the protein MTALVSHKAPPVFQLANAETWANPWPMYRALRDHDPVHHVVPPGSPGQDYYVLSRHADVWAAARDHQTFSSAQGLTVNYGELELIGLQDNPPMVMQDPPVHTEFRKLVSRGFTPRQVEAVEPKVKEFVVERIERLRANGGGDIAAELFKPLPSMVVAHYLGVPEEDRAQFDRWTQAIVAANTAEGGIAGALETVGDAVGTMMGYFTGLIERRRTEPGDDTISHLVSAGVGADGDIAGTLSILAFTFTMVTGGNDTVTGMLGGSMPLLQQRPDQRRLLVDQPERIPDAIEELLRLTSPVQGLARTVTDDVKIGDTTIPAGRKVLLLYGSANRDERQYGSDAGELDVARCPRNILTFSHGAHHCLGAAAARMQSRVALTELLRRCPDFEIDEPAIVWSGGSYVRRPLSVPFRVRS, from the coding sequence ATGACAGCTCTAGTGTCTCATAAGGCTCCGCCGGTGTTTCAGCTCGCCAATGCTGAAACATGGGCCAATCCCTGGCCGATGTACCGGGCACTGCGAGACCATGACCCCGTCCACCACGTCGTCCCGCCCGGAAGCCCGGGCCAGGACTACTACGTGCTGTCCCGGCATGCCGACGTCTGGGCAGCGGCCCGCGACCATCAGACGTTCTCCTCGGCACAGGGGCTCACGGTCAATTACGGTGAGCTGGAGTTGATCGGGCTGCAAGACAACCCGCCGATGGTGATGCAGGACCCGCCGGTGCACACCGAGTTTCGCAAGCTGGTATCGCGCGGTTTCACTCCCCGACAGGTCGAGGCGGTAGAGCCCAAGGTGAAAGAGTTCGTCGTCGAGCGCATCGAGAGGCTGCGCGCCAACGGCGGCGGCGACATTGCCGCCGAGCTGTTCAAACCCCTGCCGTCGATGGTGGTCGCGCACTATCTCGGGGTGCCCGAAGAGGATCGCGCCCAGTTCGACCGCTGGACCCAAGCCATCGTCGCGGCCAACACTGCCGAAGGCGGCATCGCCGGCGCACTGGAAACGGTCGGCGATGCGGTCGGCACGATGATGGGCTACTTCACCGGATTGATCGAGCGCCGCCGAACCGAACCCGGGGACGACACGATTTCACACCTGGTATCCGCCGGGGTCGGGGCAGACGGGGACATCGCCGGCACCCTTTCGATACTTGCCTTTACGTTCACCATGGTCACCGGTGGCAACGACACCGTCACCGGAATGCTTGGCGGGTCGATGCCGTTGCTTCAGCAGCGGCCCGATCAGCGGCGGCTGCTGGTGGACCAACCAGAACGCATACCCGATGCAATCGAGGAACTACTGCGGCTCACCTCGCCCGTACAGGGCTTGGCACGCACCGTCACCGATGACGTGAAGATCGGCGACACCACCATCCCGGCGGGCCGCAAGGTTTTGCTGCTATACGGGTCGGCCAACCGCGACGAGCGCCAATACGGGTCGGACGCAGGTGAACTCGACGTCGCCCGGTGCCCGCGCAACATCTTGACCTTCAGTCATGGTGCGCACCATTGCCTGGGTGCGGCGGCGGCGCGCATGCAGTCACGGGTCGCCCTGACCGAACTGCTGCGCCGCTGCCCGGACTTCGAAATTGACGAGCCCGCAATCGTGTGGTCCGGGGGCAGCTACGTCCGCCGGCCGTTGTCGGTGCCGTTTCGGGTGCGGTCGTAA
- a CDS encoding TetR/AcrR family transcriptional regulator — protein sequence MAGTDWLAARRTEVAADRILDAAAQLYTERDPGSIGMNEIARAAGCSRATLYRYFDSREALRAAYVHRETRRLGREIMQHISGVEDPQERLVASIAATLRMVRESPALAAWFAATRPPIGGELAGQSEVITALAAAFLQSLGSGDGAGLERRARWAVRVIISLLTFPGRDEADERAMIEDFVVPVVVPVSASP from the coding sequence ATGGCCGGAACCGATTGGCTGGCTGCGCGCCGCACCGAGGTGGCCGCAGACCGCATCCTCGACGCCGCTGCGCAGCTCTACACTGAGCGCGACCCGGGCTCGATCGGCATGAACGAGATCGCCAGGGCCGCAGGATGTTCTCGCGCGACGCTGTACAGGTACTTCGACAGCCGCGAGGCGTTGCGGGCTGCCTATGTGCACCGGGAGACCAGGCGGCTCGGTCGTGAAATCATGCAGCACATCAGCGGGGTCGAGGATCCGCAGGAACGGCTCGTCGCGAGTATCGCCGCTACCTTGCGGATGGTGCGCGAGAGCCCTGCGCTGGCGGCGTGGTTTGCCGCGACCCGTCCGCCCATCGGCGGCGAGTTGGCCGGACAGTCGGAAGTAATTACCGCTCTGGCCGCTGCGTTCCTACAGTCACTCGGCTCCGGTGACGGCGCCGGCCTCGAACGCCGGGCCCGTTGGGCCGTGCGCGTGATCATCTCGCTACTGACGTTCCCGGGACGGGACGAAGCCGACGAGCGGGCCATGATCGAAGATTTCGTCGTCCCCGTCGTGGTCCCGGTATCGGCCTCCCCCTAG